Within the Populus trichocarpa isolate Nisqually-1 chromosome 14, P.trichocarpa_v4.1, whole genome shotgun sequence genome, the region AAGACTGCCCAAAACTACTTGTGAAATTCGGCTTAACTGTCAAGGAATCAGATGAGATGGCAACAACCAGAGACACATGGGAGAGAAGCACACGTACCAGCAAGAGAGATAGAGACATCATCTTCCGCTTCATTCACACATCATAAGAAATTATGACTGCATGGAAAAGAAGACCCAATATGAACAAGTTTAACCTCTACTGATCCTACAAGACAATGTCTACTTTTCTGagacacacaaaaaaagaaaagatgcacTCATACTAGTAATGCATAAAGCATCTGCAAGTACAGAGTCCAAGGCAAATAAATTATCCATGGCTTGCTTTGATTTGACTTGGCTGAAGGGGCTCTAAAATCTGATTACAGTATAGTGAAGAGAGAAAGTGTGATACAAGGAGTCTCCAAAGTTGATTTCAACCATCTCCATCTATCTTCAGACAGAAAGTTTGGAAGGTGCTGGAGGCGAGATGGAATTTAAAGAAGCAGAACATTCACTACAAACacataaacaagaaataaatggcATAGTAAAAACAGAAAGGCATTAAATAGAGGTATTATAGCACTTGCATAAAACAACCAAGCCTTGTAAATGAGTGTACATGCATGTCAGAACATTTATAGTTTCATGGAGATAATAGCTGCAGCATGGAAGTGGTAAATTACCAAATTAATACAATACAGCTCTGTCCAATTATGAGAAGCCTGTTCCACAACTGAATAGTTTCCATGATTATCCTTTCACAACTCAGATCAGAACCTGAAAATATTCggcattttcaattttttggggaatttcttttaaatttcaggGCAAGGGAAAGATATAACCTGAAACacagtgataaaaaaaaaaataggatgcTATTCGATTGTATTAAGCATTAAAAGTATATAGACATTGCTAACACGTGGGTATCTGATAATAAATGCCACGGATCGAAAAGAAATCGTGCACCAtgcatactaaaaaaaatcaagtttaggtACAAACATgattaggaaaataaaaattcttcattCTAAAAGCTTCAGTCCTTAGAGCCAAAGGACATATTACTTCTTCCGGTATGAATTGTCGTATACAGCTAGAAAATCCTAACTTTCAAATTCCCCTGAATTCCAACCAATCTCAAGCATCACTGTGGTTAATCAATAAGCAACATCAGGCAAAATTGCAGTGCAGAAACATACATCACAAGCAGTAACAAAGAAACTGCAGAATGGCAATTAAATGTAGGTTCTAAATGTCAGACTAGCTTCGAGAGAGACAACAGCAGCAATGGGGAGAAGCATGGTCAAACGGCAGGATCATCCTAGAGAATGTGTTTTTTCCATTGCATAATTTCAACGTGAGATAAATTTTCAGGAGGGTCCTATCATCACACCCCACTGTTCACTGATTCAGGATGATGGGGTGAAAGTAATACCAGCTTTTGGTGAGCAGGAGCTCTAAAAGGTAAAATAGAAGATTCAGAACTCTTCGACAGTAAGATCCATACCAGATAGTGTAAATGAAAGTCATGGACAAACAAAACTGCTTGAAACAATTAAGgggaaaataaagagagagaaaaactgTAAAACAAACCATCATTCTTTCCTTCCTGGCTATTGATGAAACCagtcttctgtttttttttcccttttagtAAATCTATTGCCAATCATTTTTAGCAAACTCTTATAAGAATTCCAGACAACTTTTACCATTCATCCAACAGTCGTCTACAAAATATTATCCCTTCGTTATTTCAACTCTGAGGTCACAGACCAAAGATACCTCTCTCAATTTCTCCTGAATTTACATGTGCTGAGTCCATGGCACATTCCACTTCCCAACTCACTccaaattctttaggcaacatATGTTCAAGCTCTCCTTCACCAATAGGACAATAAATTGCCATTTCCAAACATTACATCACTTATTCAGTGTGAGATTAAAGAGTAAAATTACCACAGAATTTATGCATTCCACCGCAACAAttacgaaaaaagaaaaaagaaagcactCCAAGCACAATTTTTTCATGACAATTCAATGACAAATGAGCGCACACTCGAATTTCGAAAAAAACAAGTGACAAGAACATGAACAAGCTAAGAGTTCTATTATCCACATAAATACATAATTCGAGCACAACAATCAGTGGCCTATTTGGATAGCAAAAAAATGTTCGAGTAGCTGGACTGTGAGGATTAAAACCTTATTAATCTGAGATGCTTGCAATCCCATCTTGAAACAAAAGTTTTGTTTGcggaaataatcaacgagataAAGCCATTCGCAATTCTAATGACAGTGAGATTGAAGTAAATCACCacatttttttacctttcattCTTTCCAAGCATAAGGAGCTTTGTCAACAACTAAATAATCTCCCCTGATATCCTTCACTACTCTAATCTCCTCATCAATGTACAACGATTCAAACCTTTACAGAACAAAACAAATACACATCacttaaccaaaaaaaaacatcatattaatATTCATAGAATCATATTCACGTAGTAAAAAGAATTCCAGTTTTGGAGAACAATCACCATCCCTGGCCGAAAGGCGGCAACGGTATCTCCCAATTCTTCCCTCTTAAAACCGCACTtgtaaatctaaaacaaaattaaaagaaaataattatcaatcaatattGAAACAGTTACAAAGACTAAATTTTAACGCTAGAGTACCTAAAATTCACTCTTTGAGAGGAAGAAACTTCAATACTTGAGCGTACAAAGAAAACCCCATCAGGTGGAAAAGTGATAACATTATTAAGAGTCCTTTTTTCAACATCTATAACCTGCAAAACATCACCAGCTTGAGTACCAAACAATGGAGCTTTCTCTATGATAAAAAGCTGCTCTTTCTCTGTGGTCCAAAGCAACCGCCAAGTGGCAGAAAGTGAGTCATCAGTGGTGACTGTATCTTTTCCTAGATCAGCCATTGCATCAATGGCTTGGATAATTGAGGATCTTTTAATGGGATCATTTTGGGTTTTGAGGCCACGGTGTTGATCGGAGATTAGAGTAAGGAGGTGTTGCTTGGCTGATTGTGACTGGGTTGTGATTGACGAGCAGGTGATTTTGGAGATGGGTTTAGGAGGGATAATGGTAGGTTTGAAGGGAACTGGGAGAAGGAGGCAATGACATGTGGCCATGGAGAAAGGGATACAGCCTACAAGGGGAGAGTGGTTTAGACTTGAGCCGTTGAGCGCTATGAAGTGAATATGGCGGTTGAATCCATACCAGAAAAAACGATATTTTGTTCATTAATGGATCAGCTGGTTCAAGGCCCAAACAAACCCAGTAGGGCCCACTGACATTCATAAAATTCAAGTCACCTTTCGAAATAGAGCCCGTCTTTCGGCAAATAACTCCTTTATTTCCAAAATATCCATAattattatctataaaaaaaataagtggattaaaataaaattttaataattgaagaaataatgttaaaaaaaactcataatgacatgattgaaattaaataatgaaattgatattatctatgttctaaaaaataaggaaagccattttttaatgaaatatgacCAGCctatttctatatttatttaaataaaagggaagaagaattattatttatatttaatgaaatatttgttttataaagaaaaaaacatacacACTTGTCGTGGATGAATGGGCTTGGGCCTTGGAGGGAAGCCAAGAATTTCAAAAGGACGATTTTAAATAAAAGCTCGAGAAACCGTCCTGAGAAACCCCTTCgtccttttattttagggttaaaactTGGAACGCTACTCAGCAGCTCACTGTAAAACGACACCGTGCAAACTCTTAAAATAAGTTCGCACTCTCCTTTCTAGAGAGCCGTCTCTTCTCCTCCTTTCCAGTAGAGTTATAGAAGAGAACTTCGTG harbors:
- the LOC18105167 gene encoding probable plastid-lipid-associated protein 11, chloroplastic, encoding MATCHCLLLPVPFKPTIIPPKPISKITCSSITTQSQSAKQHLLTLISDQHRGLKTQNDPIKRSSIIQAIDAMADLGKDTVTTDDSLSATWRLLWTTEKEQLFIIEKAPLFGTQAGDVLQVIDVEKRTLNNVITFPPDGVFFVRSSIEVSSSQRVNFRFTSAVLRGKNWEIPLPPFGQGWFESLYIDEEIRVVKDIRGDYLVVDKAPYAWKE